A segment of the Cotesia glomerata isolate CgM1 linkage group LG2, MPM_Cglom_v2.3, whole genome shotgun sequence genome:
AGGACGTGCTGGGGTCCAAAAAAGCGTTGAATAAACAAGgacagtataaaaaaaaacacaagaCGGTGGCGCACTCGCGGAATGCGACAGCTACCATCTAcccagccttgtaaaaaccaagaacggtatacaagtaaaaattgaaataaataatactgcCTCATCAATATCATTTTCAGAatgcaaattattatttatagtgaTTTTAGTATCTAGTTTAGATTTAAATAGCTTCCAGTTggttttattatataaaggGACTTCGGTTATTTGTTGTGAATAATCACATTCatttaagtaaatttgaaCAGGATTATGGTCTGAGTCTAAATCGTTAATAACATTGGGCTTACTGCAAGTAATATTCTTGACTAAAGCTATGTCAATAGTACAAGGCAGAGTATTATTACTCGGTATTCTCGTAGGGCTATCcggatattgaatattaatattatctctATTTTGCAAATACTTAAATAGTATGTTTCCACTAGCATTGGCATTTTTACAATTCCAACATACATGTTTAGAGTTTAGATCCCCAGCTAAGACtactttgttatttaatttaaatatgttcGTTAGGTCAATTGTATTAATCTTTAATTGTGGGGGATTATAgcatgaaattattaaaatgttacCTGGTATTAGTATACCATGCGCTTCAATAGATGTTGAGGGAATAGGTACTTCATCGTGTggtatagtttttttaattaatatagcTACTCCACCGGAAGCTGAGTTGTTACCTCTATCTTTGCGGTAacacatataatttttaatatagaaTTTGGCATTTGTTTTTAGCTTAGTTTCACTAATTAGCAATATAtcaatgttataattattaagaaagtgCGTAAGTTCGCGAGTTTTGTCTTTTAGACCATTTGCATTCCAGAAAACGATAttgatgttatttatttttttggggCTAGCCATCATTAAGGCTTTGgcttataattaataaccTGGAGGCGTTATCAGTGcagttttgtaattttatgttCATATCAGTTACTATTTTCAACAGGCTAGAAATGTTACAtgagttatttaatttgttaatttctactataagtttattaaattctaagaTTTGGTTAATTTCGTTTGCATTGGAATTAGGATTAGGGGTAATTAAGGATGAGGAATGAATATGGGCTAGGTTTGCTTTACTTATCACTGTTGTTTCCGGGCTTGTTGATGTTGGTTGTGTGGAATGTCGGTGAGTCATCCCCGTTGGTGTCTCTGCAGGTGAAATGGGTGCTGAGTTGTTGGTTGGCCATTGGTTAAATTGGCTGCTTGTCTGCGTGTTCGTTCTCCTTCCCAAGTTTGGAAAATGATGTTGCTGGAGGTCAAATGGTTTGTGCCTCATAATGCCCTTTGGCTTCTGGTTTTTCTCCAATTTATTGATATGTTTAATGTATTCTGGGcaaagtttattatttgcTGGCTGATCTCCGTTACAGTTTGTGCATGTTGCTgggctttttttttatctttaacaCAAGTTGAAGTTAGATGAGGTAAGGCACACTTTAAACATTTTGGTGTGTTTACACAGTTTATTCATTCCATGCCCAAACTGCTGGCATTTATAGCATTGTGTTATCCTCCTGGAATTTCTGTAATTTTCCCAAGTTATCTTGAACCCATTgatagttttaattttcaagacGTTGTTAATATCTTGTTTAGATTCCAGTGTAATCATGTACAATGGAAGGTTAATTGCTTTATCTTGAGTTGAATTTGGTTCGTCagttattttcttctttttcattTCGTCTATCCTTAACGGGCTGATGCCATGAGCCTTAAGCTCGTCTTCGATGATCTTAATGTTGATCTGTGGTAGTCTTCTCAGGACTAAATGTTTTGGACGGTCTTCTTCAAATGAGTATGTATGGTGCGTAATCCCTAGCACATTAAAtagttctataatttttttatgaatttccTTGGAACCAGGATAAACtgtcatttgtttattgtatttaaaaaaaactggaTTTGAACATTCTTCTCTAATTTTGCTCGTAAACTTATCAATATCACTGATGCACATGCTTATTACTATTGGCGGcactttgtaatttttttcttttgataatGTGGGTGCACGGGTTTCGTCATTTTCACTGGAGGATCCTGAGGCATTTAGTCcaattctttttcttttacGTTTATAACTGTTGTTAATTTCAGTCCAGCTCCCCTTTTCCTTGTCGGGTGGATCGGTTTGATGTTCCATATAGCTTCACTCAtggtttataaattatcatttggTCACATAGAACGTACTGAAATTTAGGCGATGTGCACTTGATGAAGGTTCACACAAGactccttatttttattattttattttttattatttaatataaaatattttattttatttttttattttagattgcTAGGAGGGTTGGAATCGTGGGCATTGTGCATGCCCTAGAGCATGGTCACGTGCCAATTTTTTAAGATCTCTTCCACTTCATCAGCTgctaatttattgaattttcaactttttttatttttttctgtattcttgTAATGTTAAtgaataacttataaaaaaataaatggtaaaaatattgattgccttttttttacgacacttctaaaaattacctgaaattCATGCTTCTAGTCTAGAAGTTctagactagaatacccccttaaaattttattacgaTCAGGAATCAATTTTAATACGATACATGCGCACTTATACCAAAAGCACCACATATATTACAccaatcaaatttattatgacaaagaattttttttctctttcaaTGGTTTCATATacacagagaaaaaaaataacttgaatcaagtaaataattttgaagaacatcttcttgatttgggtagaaaaattcttaaactgataaatttttcttgatttaaggaaattttacttttcgtaaagattcaagaatttttcgtcttgatttaagaaaatgaaactcttcaaaattattttcttggttcaagaatttttatcttgaatcaagttaattttttttttttcagtgtaggtaaaaaaaatgataaaaaaatttccgaaaTACTCTAAACCTCTTTTTATCTGATCTGAAGTTTACCGAAAAGcctataaaatttgtaaatttaatcacGTATGTGATCTTGACAaaacatttttgtaaaaattacaaatttttggtaaatGTAACTGTTACGTTctcaatttttagtatttattttattacgcCTTTAAATTGGTATGGacgatttttaaattgaaagaaaaaatttaattaagaactgtCGAATAAATTCAGGTTTGGCATCATTGGGTGATCTATTGACCCCCGGTGTGCCGTCACAGATGAGCTTACTTTACCTAACTAATATTTTAGGGACTCACCATTATTGGCCCCATAAGTCAGCCCAAATAATACCCCGTTTCTCTAACGACTTAGCCTCGAAAGGCGGGTACGTGTCGTGGCCGGTCTTCTGGAAATACTCCTCGGAGTAGTATCCGTATCGAGGGTCGTCGACCGGGATGACTCCTCCTGGTGGCCGAACTTCGGGAATCTCAACGGGAGTCAGTGTCCAAGTCCTGGTGATGTCCGTCCAGAAGGCAGGGCGGTTGTTGTTAATTGGAATGGACTGACCCTCTTGACCCTGGTACGAAGGAGGCGGTGATTTTGAAGTCTTCTTCGGCGGTTCGTACTACTTTCACACGCGGTTCGACGAGTATTTCGTCGTCGATTATTCGCAACGACGGTTTCGTTGCCCGCACTACCTCTACATCCGGTTCAACTGggtttttgttattaattgcCGACAAACTGAACGGTTGGGCTAAGAGACGACGGCCCCGTTGTACCGAGTGACCGGATCGACGCGATCGCCTTCCTCGAGACATGAACTGGAGGATTTGGTGTTGGCGGAACGCTGGCTAGCGCTCGCACCGAAGAGACTGAAACCTGGTGAACGCTGATAAGCGCTCGACCAGCAGGATGGGTTAAGTTGGCGGAACGCTGGCTAGCGCTCTCGCCGAAAGGTTTTCTTATTTGGGGTGGAACAGCTTGTTAAGCGCTCGCCCCCATAATAAGTATAGTGGACTATGTATTCGGTATAGTTGGTATTTATTCGGATAATAGGATCTGGAGAGATTCAAGTCGGAGGGCAGAGCTCTTTACACTAGAGAGTCTCTGGATCTACTGACTGAATTAGCTCcagattagttttttataaacagtTTTTCAGCCATGTTTGCAGCTCAGGTTACTCCCTGAGAGAGTCATCAAGGCCTGGGTCCCATGCTGACGTAAGATGTTTGGACTATCCGCGGCCGCGGTGACTTTCTGCTGATGCCTTATCGCGAGATTTCCGTTGCCAAGCTGCTGATCAAGCCACCAGCGAAGCAACGGACATCTCTCAATGCGCATTCGGAGAATTTAAcgagatatatttatttagaatataatatttcaaaaaaaataattttaggcgAAATTCTGAGAACGTAAcagtaacaattaatattttaattagattttttatttaaaaaattataaacacacGATCGAaagtttaatgattaaaaaatatttaacataattaaaagaaaacggaaaaatataatttttttatgggtTGATAGGTCTttgagattttattattatacaataaaattttatttcgacttttaaaaattggacTGAAGCCCAAAACTTtccgaatttttgaaaattttcaattttccagTCTTTTTCTAGTTATCATAAAACGAAAGAGTTTTTTATAGGTCTGATAACTCATAATCTCTCTCTGAGAGACTTATTTCGTTTGGCATCGAATAATGCACGCTGATATCAAATGTACTCGTATGAGTCAGTATAGTACAGCcctgaaaaaagaaaaaaaagggaaatttattaatagaaaaaagtaATCACACTATTACCAGATAGTTTAAGCCGATCAACGATATAAGAGTCCAATCAATGTCAATGTTAAGAGTCGGTAGAAGATCTCAACCATTACATACGTATTTTGGCAAAGCAATGTACACTAAACGGCGATAATCTTCCTAGTAAATTAACTCATTACTGCGAAATTCTATCTGCATTACGACATTGAGGGTTTCATAATTAAGTGTAATGGACCCAAAAACTGCGATACTGATCTCCAAATTAATTGattctattaatataaatatttacaaaaatataactttttgGTAAAAGAGAATTATGTTGTCCTGATCATCCAAGATATCATCTAATAAAGAAAATGATAACTCTTAACGTGATGCAGACCttgcataatttttaatttaattactttttgtaattaaGTTGTTTATTCATCGtatagattaaatatttacttaaaaaaaagcactatgtaaaaaattgtatcatttttttctatgaCCAATCTTTTCCAGGATTTATATtcttgcattttttaaaaaaaaagttaaaattgttTCATCAAACTGATAATCACTTCTTGATATAATTTATGAATGGccaagtttaaattttaaattaaaacaagttACAGCGCGTGCGTGTGAGGATGTGCAAACGTATATTAtactcataataaaaataaattgtagcgGGCTTATTGTACAAGATGAAATACAGAAATTCGAAAGAAACATTCATAGTTCCGGATATAATAttctcaaattaattattcgttTATTGCAAgtacatttttatatcaattttataattcagaagaaaataataaagttgatAACCTATACAGATATTAACAGTGACATTGAATcgcgaataaaaataatatgacTACGTCATAGAACAAATGTTTTATTGATACATGTCTTCAAGAAGATTTGACATTTATTAAGACAGTCTTTAttgtagttttattattttcaaaggtATTAGATTTGGAGCTTGTTTTCAAAAGGTAATCAAGTGAGtcgagaattattttttgtatgttaattttttgtatataattaaaaaatcttcgtTTAAAAATGTATCTGATAAATACATCCTATTCAAACTCAATGCAACTTTTATCACATGGTTAATTTTGTCTCTTATTTATAGCTAAACAGttttaatttcattgttattattaaataaacattgcgaaataattgtaaataactGCTTGTTAATTTCATCAAATGTCTTAATATACCAAGGGTTGTGAGTATATTTTCAGATACACAACGCAatcagtttttaaaattttatagtttttgattactatatatattatttcttaaatctGACCTTAATAATTACACAAGCTATATTCAAAATTCGAAATAACACGAAtcgaaaaaatgaacttacatgcactgtgaaaaaatttattttgaaaaaaataagcaaatataataagaaattaatttgttgaaaatttttagcaattttattttttagctaaagaattcaaaatttttcgcaCAGTAAgtttcttgttgaaaaaaagttttctagatttgggaaaaaacaattctagattaaaatttgaaagttGTCTGTCTAAAATTGTTATTCTCCAAAtcgaaaaaaactttttttcaacaagaaagtttctgtgacaaaaatttttatttcttcagccaagaaatcaaaatgttgaaattttttttaaaattaatttcttgtcatAACATTgcccatttttttaaaagaaagttTTTCTCTCAGCGTGGACTTACTAGGTATATAAAACAGTTGATGTAAACTCATGttaagttcattttttcgacTCGGGAACCTATACTattcaaaatcaaaaattaaaaaattgatattgttataattttgtaatttgaaatagatgattaaattaatgagATACGAAAagaaactaattaattaatataaaatttttaaaggtatgGCTAAAGTGAAAAAATCTGTCGTTAAAGACAGAAGGTCAtctatcattaaaatttccatGGATACCAGTGAAGAAGACTTCCAAAATGAAGAAGAGACTATGGCATACGTGTTGAGCTCTATGGTAGTTACTAATAATTTGAAAGGTAAAGAAAGAGAGGAAAAAAGTGGAAAAGGAGCGTTTAGAGCATTGAATAGAGTAAATCGTATCAGAAGTACTGCATCACTTCAAGTTCAATTAGAATTGTACTCCAGAGCAATTGCCCATGCACCTCTTGAATCGTATGAACTAGTCAGAGCATATACTGAACGTTcggaattattattaaatcaaggCTACTATAAAGATTGTTTAAAAGATATAGAAAGAATATCGAAAATTGGCTGTTGCAATGAAATGAAAGCAGACTTTTATACGCGTAAAGCCAAAGCTCTATGGGGCCTTAATCCAAGAATGCGTCCAGAAATAGAAAAAGCTATAACCAAAGCTCAATGTTGGTTGACAGAGGCAAATGAAGAAACTCGACAAAACATAGAAACATCTTTGAACttaatattaaagaattatgcTTTGAAAACGAATTTCATACAACACGATTTGGGTAAATTAATACCTCTAACTCCAAAAGATAATCCTCGAGTAGTAGGAGCTTCCGGTTCTATCGAGcttaaattttcagaaaattttggGCGTCACATTGTAGCTACTAAAGACATAAAAGTTGGTGAAGTTATTTTCGTACAAAAAGCTTATTCTCTTATTCTTTCTTCTGAATGTTGGTACACTTACTGCTGGTATTGTTCAAAACGAACTTGGTCCTCTGTAGGATGTAATAATTGtgtaaatgtaatttattgcGATGAAAGTTGTCGAGATAAAGCTTGGGTCGAGTATCATGATATGGAGTGTGACGTAATTTCCTATTTACTTGCAATGGGCCAGCGCGAATGGCTTGATTTAATGGCTGCAAGGATAACAATCAAAGCAATCAAGGAAGCTGGTTCtttgcaaaatttaaaaacttatcttcttaatattgataaaatcccaggtatgtaattttttgaattaatttttttttttttcttttcagatAATCATTGAATATTGTGAATTTTTTCCAGATCCgaccgaaaaatttttcactgacAATGTACATGATAGTTCAAAATATTCAACAGTATATTCTCTGGTACATGATGTTTCATTTAGAGAAAAATCAGAAGTTGACGGACTTTCTATAAGTAGTGCATATATTCTTCACGCTTTTGCTTTATCATCCAATCTTCTAGGTGATGGAATCAATGACATACGAGATTGTGCAAACAATGAATGGGCTCTTTTTCTAGGAGAATTGATCTTAAGGAACATACGAATTAGCTCATTGAACTGCTTCTCTGTACGCAAAaagaatgttttttaaaaacaatttgagTCTGTTTGGTATTCAAGCTAAtatagatttaaaattaactttaattttaaatttcacttCTAGTTATCTACGCCATTTATTGATATGAAAAGAGGTGACTTACTTGGATCTTTTGCAAGTTTTTTCAACCATAGTTGTTTTAGCAACGTATGCCCTGCACATTATGGAAATACAATGACATTCCGAGCCTCTCAACAGATAAAAAAGGGTGCTCAACTGTTTATATCTTACGGATCAAGCTTTGATGAAACACCCACACTTCAGCGAAGAGAACAATTAAAAGATGATTATAATTTCTGGTGTGAGTGTATAGCTTGTCACTACGATTGGAACCCGGCATCTATCTTTCCGACTTTGGTTGTAAGTATCATTAATTTCTTATCGATCATTTAGAATAAGtccaataattaaatgattttcttttttttagaataaacgTACCTTAAGTGAGatcgaattaaaaataaaagaattaataCAAAAGAACGATAAAAAAGCTCTAACGACTATGCAACAATCTTCTAAAAGTAACACATGGAATGACAATTCTCACACCTTACAATCGTTGTGTGATCTCTTAAATTTAATGTGTGAAAATTTAGATTATCGTAGTCGGGAAATGTTATCTTTTAAGATTTTATTGGAATctaattatgtacataatgcCGATATTTACAATGATAATTGTTATATTGTAAAATGTACGTGAAGATCATCAACTTTAAGTAAcggtaattaataataattatgaataaaaaatttatattaaattctatAAGTTGAAACTGATCGAGTAACTGAGTCTATACTGATATAAACAACAAACCTGATTcgataaaaatcattttaaaccatgaaaattatttctaagatAACCAGTTGTCTTTCTTCAGGAGTTATactaattatttgtaaattctttaattaaaatctctttgagtaataataatttttcttttaaaatatttatatttttgttttaagtaaTAGTTTCTTCGATCAAAATGTTATCAACttgagctaaaaaaaaatacgatccattaaaagaaaataaatttttgcttcgatcaacaaaaaaattacgacaattttttaaattaatgttattgtTTATCTTATCGAAAAGAAAAATCTTATCCGAAAGAATGAATATGTATTTTGTTTAGAAACAATGAAGTGCTTCGCTGGAGGGTGAAAttcttaaagaatttttttcttttcatccaagaattataatttattgattcaagaacaaatttcttaattgattactaaaaatacaagaataaaattttgaagaaaataatttttttttcttagtgtaaatatttatactgTAAACTAGAATTTTCAAAGAGTTTACTAAGTGTAACATTTTCAACATAaagtctaaataaaaattttttaatttcagatttATAAActcaaaacatttttatctttaatgtaaataattaataagctgGTAAAACTGCAATTTTACTAAAATCAGTAATCTATATATAAGTTAGAAAATAAGTCTCCAATTAAATTCAAAGctgaaaataaatagtttatttttttatatatgaaatttttaatctacaGATGTATTTTACAAAACACAACTATGAAccacagttttttttttttgcagtttaaTATATTTCAAGATTATTTTACTGACAGTGCTACTGATTGTAATGAGCTGAGTTTTTTTTGGCTGTCGCTTCAACTATGTTACatgccaatttttttatgttggaGTTAGCTTACTATTTAACGTACTGTATTTATCTGGGATGTTGCAATCACCTTGACCCCGAAAAACCCTCGAAAGACGGCCAGTTTAGTTTGTTGTAGCCTTCCCCTTGATAATGatatgaattttaatgaaaaaaataaatgatgaaaCACGAAGACATTGTTGTTAGTTGATTTCCTGTCATGTATGATATATATCacatatgtatttataatgatactgaaatcagcagataagatttaacaatttcttttcttttaattaaattaaaattaagaaaaaccaaaaaatacatacatatataaacttttgaaccatatatgcattttctggatccacttgacgagctgagtcgaaatatagcaaaatttttcaaaagttccgttatgaggaccaatgcaatagttagatttctatgaaatctactaaaaatgatTGTATTCATAATTGTATTGAGATATTCAATTTCATCTTTATACATTTTACTCAGTAGATATAGTGCGTTAAGAGAAGgaataattatgatattaaaaaaaatttttgttgaaaaatacatttttagtcactaaatattaataatcaaaataataataattattattattattagtaagaATAATCTAATATAATCgacagctaaattttttaacttgtcATAACTCCACACATAATTATAGTCAAaaactgtttatttttttttcaaaattttcattttaaactCACTTTTTATAAACACGTTTTTAAAACGATACGagtataaaaatgttaaataaaaataaaaaatccgaattttcaacaaattataCATACAttgacgaaaatttttcatttactacCCACACTAACAGAAAGAATTTTGGGTATTTTAccgaaatataaaaatttctaatcacaccttttttattgttaattcatattcgaattttatttttataccaagtttataaatactatatttatatttttatttaagctatTGAAAGAAGAGAATCGATTCTATTGTGTACATAATTcaattaacttataaattttttaattttgtaacacACGAtaatgttttcaattttttaattatacattaGTAAAATATTGGTGCCCAAAAAGAATTACTTACTTACCACTTGAACTAATTTTCTTTACCAACTCCAATTCAGTAAGTACaaaattatgacaaaagaGTGTGCTCTTGTTTCTatctatgaaatatttaaggtTAATTATACACCGTGTCATTTTATAGTTTCTGGTTTCATCGAAGGCCGCCAACAGCCGCCAAGTTATTGCAAACACATGTAGTGAAAAATTATGGCgggattgaaatttttattaaaaatagtaatatttataatatgtgCAACAACACAATCAATATGGAATATTGCATCGGCATCACGACTTAATGTACCAAGAGTTTTATTACCAATATTCAACGATTTTCCAGTCAATTTTACGTTGGAAGTAACCGAAGGAGGTTGTTACCAATggtaatcattatttttaattgtaatatattattttttaatgctacTAACTAACTAATCAATCTAATATATTGTTACTATTATTGTCAATTAGGTCTACGTCACGCTTAGacataattcatttaattcctATAAATGAAAATCCAGACCACACATGTTCATCGGCGGTTATTGTACAAAGTGTTACAAGAGATTTAACCCGCAATACAGCGATAGTACTTGCTGAAGATATAAATACTGGTCAATTTTTACGTTGTGAT
Coding sequences within it:
- the LOC123259733 gene encoding SET and MYND domain-containing protein DDB_G0273589-like — translated: MAKVKKSVVKDRRSSIIKISMDTSEEDFQNEEETMAYVLSSMVVTNNLKGKEREEKSGKGAFRALNRVNRIRSTASLQVQLELYSRAIAHAPLESYELVRAYTERSELLLNQGYYKDCLKDIERISKIGCCNEMKADFYTRKAKALWGLNPRMRPEIEKAITKAQCWLTEANEETRQNIETSLNLILKNYALKTNFIQHDLGKLIPLTPKDNPRVVGASGSIELKFSENFGRHIVATKDIKVGEVIFVQKAYSLILSSECWYTYCWYCSKRTWSSVGCNNCVNVIYCDESCRDKAWVEYHDMECDVISYLLAMGQREWLDLMAARITIKAIKEAGSLQNLKTYLLNIDKIPDPTEKFFTDNVHDSSKYSTVYSLVHDVSFREKSEVDGLSISSAYILHAFALSSNLLGDGINDIRDCANNEWALFLGELILRNIRISSLNCFSLSTPFIDMKRGDLLGSFASFFNHSCFSNVCPAHYGNTMTFRASQQIKKGAQLFISYGSSFDETPTLQRREQLKDDYNFWCECIACHYDWNPASIFPTLVNKRTLSEIELKIKELIQKNDKKALTTMQQSSKSNTWNDNSHTLQSLCDLLNLMCENLDYRSREMLSFKILLESNYVHNADIYNDNCYIVKCT